From the genome of Terriglobia bacterium, one region includes:
- a CDS encoding sulfurtransferase, producing the protein MSDYKHPEGLVSTEWATEHRNDPTIQMVEVDVDTTAYDQGHIPGAVGWNWQTQLQDNIRRDLIQKSSLEELLGKSGIWNDTTILLYGDNNLLYGDNNNWFAAYAFWQLKFYGHKDVRLIDGGRKKWIAEKRTLTTEVPKIARVSYHASEPDESIRARKEQVFAVVSKKSGAKLVDVRSVNEFTGKVIAPPGMSETALRGGHIPGAANIPWSQATNEDGTFKSVDALRKLYEGNGVDGRGEVISYCRIGERSAHSWFALKYLLGYKDVKNYDGSWTEWGNLVGAPIEKEIVKAAG; encoded by the coding sequence ATGTCTGACTATAAGCATCCAGAAGGGCTGGTCTCGACGGAATGGGCTACGGAACATCGGAATGACCCAACGATTCAGATGGTCGAAGTGGACGTGGACACCACTGCCTATGACCAGGGACATATCCCAGGAGCGGTAGGATGGAATTGGCAGACGCAGCTGCAGGACAATATCCGGCGCGATCTGATCCAGAAATCTTCGCTCGAAGAGTTGCTGGGAAAATCGGGAATTTGGAATGACACCACAATTCTGCTTTACGGGGACAACAATCTGCTTTACGGGGACAACAACAATTGGTTTGCCGCCTACGCTTTCTGGCAGCTGAAATTTTACGGTCACAAGGACGTTCGGCTCATTGATGGAGGCCGCAAGAAGTGGATTGCGGAAAAGCGTACGCTCACAACCGAGGTGCCAAAAATCGCGCGGGTTTCCTATCATGCAAGTGAACCGGATGAGTCAATCCGCGCGCGCAAAGAGCAGGTCTTTGCCGTCGTCAGTAAGAAAAGTGGTGCCAAATTGGTGGATGTCCGCTCAGTGAACGAGTTCACCGGTAAAGTGATTGCTCCTCCGGGAATGTCTGAAACGGCTCTGCGTGGCGGTCATATTCCGGGCGCCGCCAATATTCCGTGGTCACAAGCAACCAACGAGGACGGCACATTCAAATCGGTGGATGCCTTGAGAAAGCTATACGAGGGGAACGGTGTCGATGGACGCGGCGAAGTCATCTCCTACTGCCGTATCGGCGAGCGCAGCGCGCACAGCTGGTTCGCTCTGAAATATCTGCTTGGCTATAAGGACGTGAAGAATTACGACGGCTCCTGGACCGAATGGGGCAATTTGGTCGGTGCACCCATTGAGAAGGAAATCGTTAAGGCTGCCGGTTAA